Sequence from the Salvelinus alpinus chromosome 35, SLU_Salpinus.1, whole genome shotgun sequence genome:
ACTGAAAATACGTCATTAGTGTCCCATGCTTCCTTTCAGGAGTGTACCAATCACTGATTAGGGAGAATGATGTTCTACCCACATATTGAGTTGCCACGCTGGCCCATTCTGAGAGTGATTATTTTGCTTGAGAATGCATTATTGCAATAGTATTTTTTGCACTAATTTAGCAACATGTCTTCAGAGGTTATTTATGGAATGAAATTGGTTGTCATGATTTGGTACAGCTCTACTGTAGGTACGTTAGGTTGGCCCTGTTTTCATTATTAATCTGGTCTGAATCTTTACTAGCTGATATGATGCTTAAACGTACTATGTTTGGTTTTCTAGGGATTATCTGGATTTAACATGTTTTTATGAAGTGGTTGATGCAAAAATGATATGTACAAATTGTATCGACCCTTCATGGCAGTATATTACTGTAGTGCATAAGGGAGGGAGCGGTTAGGGAAAGGGATACCACAGCCTGTCCTGCAGCATCAGACAGGTGTTGAGTGACAGATCTCATGGCCTTGCGCGATAATGGACTGAAGGAACCTGATGTTATTCCTTATAGTCCAAGCAACTCACAGGTTCTGTTGTAGAGGTGAATTGGCTCTGGCAGCCAAATACTCTATTTAAATTGAGTCGGTTCTAAACTTTGCCCTCTAATTTCATATCACAAATGCAACATCTACTTGCTGTACACGGCTTTAAATTGCAGCTGACCGTATTGTTCAATGACACAGGTGTTCGAAGAcgcagatagctaattagcactgCTAGTTGACTGTCTTCTGTCTGTCCTCCGTAAACAAGCGCTATAACATCGAAATATGTCCTTGTGGGAAATCTATAAAGGTGTGTAGCAATTTAACCTTTCAGATCAGCGAGAAAAAAATAAGATACGttccttatgtttccaaaaccgtaCTGGAAGCGACGCATGTTAACGTTCAGCACGAGCGTTGGGGCTCCTAATAAACTCGCTCGGCCAGTAGAGCGAATCTTCAATAGGCGCTAAAGGTAGTTCACGTCTATGAATGGGTTAGCGGGTGAGGCTGAATTCGTGCGAGGTTGAAATGATCAGGCCTGCTTATTTTATGACAGCTGTGTAATCTAATAGCCTCTGCTTGAATCATGCCATTGTTGCTAACCACAAACGCACCATAGCCTCTAACAAGGAAGGGCTTTGCAGCAGGATGAAGCTCGTCGGTTTGTTTACCGTTTCGAAGTggctctttttttttcttcatttctgggatgtttttgACATCTGAATGCAGAGAAGTTGTTTCTTGAAATAGACATGGAACACAACTGCAAGATGTGTAGTCATGGAAAAGCAGAATGCAAGTGTGTGTGGCACCAGTGTTTCCTGCCCGCTGATGCCAGGTCAGTAGTAATATCCTGACGTGTTTGTCTGACTCTGCAGGTAGTGAGGCAGACTTCAGCTCCTCTAGCAGCACGGGCAGCCTAAAGAGAGGGGGGAGCCTGGCCCACAACTCCACAGGGAAGAAGGTCTCCTCACGCAGGTGATGTATGGGGTGGCTCTGTGTCTCTACTGCCTCCATTGTAGAAGCAGACACGCCATGCCTTTACCATTTATCTTACCCCACCAGTGGGTGTTATACTTTCAAGGGCCTgttttcccagacccagattcaGCCTGATCCTAAAATGAACTTTCAACAAAAAAAGTGTAATTGGGTCTGGGAAACTGTTCCAAGAAGTATAGCTATGCTATTTCTTTATTGCTGTATATTTTCCCCCCACTGGTATTTGTTTTTTCAATGATAAATGCTTTAACATTACAAGACTGGTGTTGTGGAAAAATGTCTTCTCCTCAGCTTCGCCTAACTACTGAATGTCTTTCCCCACAGTCGTGGTGCCCACATCAGGAGCCTCCCTGTGTTCAAGCTGGCAGGGATCCCCTCAGCATCCCGTGATGCGGAGCTCTATGCCCCGTACAGGACAGTCCCCTCATCCACCAACAGCAGCAGCATCTCCAGCCCCACAGTACCCTCCAGGTAAACAGCCATATCAATAATTCCAGCTAGCCTATCAAAGGACACAAGCAACTACCATGTTCCTATCCTTTCAGATCAACAGGAAATGCCCCAGGAAGAAGGGGCTAGGGGTCAACTTGTAATGAAGCATCTGTTGCTCTGTGAGGGGAGGGCATTCACTAGGTGGGGCAAGGGTGGATAGATTAGGCTCTATGCTGGGACTGTTTGtcgtctcctctcccccctcttctgaGAGACGGGGATTATATCGGTCAGGATTGGGCTATGCTGAGATTAGAGGATTTTATAAACAGTCCGGATTAttttggtgtgtgtgggtgtcaacCTTGGGTTTATAGGAGAGGAAGAGTTCATTAATATTTCATTGTATCTCAGTCGATAGCCAGACGTGCTTGCCTGGCTGCATCCCTGCCTTTTTTTCCACTTACTGTCTGACATTTGTGTTAGAGCTTCTGGGTTCTCTCATGTTGCTATGTGGCAGAATATTCACTTGAGGGTTCCTGTGCTGCCATGACAGCAGCACTGCACAAACCAGCTCAACCTTGCCTTTCTGCTCGGACTGTAACTAACCAGAGTCCTCTTGAATTCAGCCCACAGGCTTAATGTGAGTCACTCTCTATGCAACACAGATAATACTTATGTATCTTATGCGGCCGTGAAAACGTCCACGACTGCCTTTTTTGTTTCTCAAGTCATTTTATTGCCACGGGATTTTTGTCCTTGTTCCCCTCAGCTCTCTTCTGCCTGGCTGGGTTTCGTGTGACGTCCTAGTTCTCTCGCTACCTTCTGCTTGCCTGTTCTATTTCTGGCAGGGATGCAGAGAGCTCGCATCAAAGAACAAGTCCCAGGTTGTTGCTAGGATATAGCGCTAGCTTTTAAGCCTGTTTGTAAGAGGGGCTGCTCTGCATATTAGCCAAATCCATCCTCAGAAACACAAATGTGTTTCATCAACCCTTTTTTAACCTGAGCCCTGATCACAGGGATATTCCAGAACTGCTAATGTACAATTGAAGGTTAATGTGCTTGTAGTAATTGAAAAATGTAGGCGTTTCAGGGATTTCTCGGGCAAAAACACTTACCTTGTAGACTAGAGTCGAGCAAATGTAATTTGGGCTTTCTCTCCCAATTCATTGTTTTCCTATCCGTCACTGCCAGCTTTTGACCAACCTGGCTTTTTTGCAGCATGAAGTCTGCTGGCTGGTTAGCTTGTGTCCTGACAGTGCTATCTCCAGTCGGACACAATCAACTATTTTGAGCTTTGCATCTTGCAAGTTGCACAaatccctttattttttttgcatgGCCTAGTTCCTTCCCCACAGAACTGAGGGAGCCTACTTTAGATGGGGCTCAGCACagtacaggatggtgtgtataatAGATGTGGTGTCCTCTTCGTCAGTATCCACATTGAGAAAAAGATGGCGTCTGACCAGCAGAACATGCAGTATGTTACTCGGGGCTAAGCTGTAATTTCCTCTCGTCTCCCCAGAAGGATGACCCCCAAAAGATATCACTCCTGTGGGGACAACCATGGCATCAGACCCCCCAATCCAGAGCAGTACCTCACCCCCCTGCAACAGAAGGAGGTGGCCATTCGCCACCTGAGGAGCAAGCTGAGGGAGGTGGAGAACACCGTCCACGACAGGTTACCTTCTCAGTGAACATCACATGTGTAGCTTATTTCCTAAATGCATCCCATAGAGTGCATTCCACCTACAGTGTAGAAAAACATTGCAATCCCACACAGCTGTAACTACTAGCTaaccctctcttttctccctcaggGAGTCTGAGATTGAGAATCTCAAGTCCCAGCTGGGACGGATGAGGGAGGACTGGATCGAGGAGGAGTGCCACCGCGTCGAGGCACAGCTGGCCCTAAAAGAGGCACGCAAGGAGATCAAGCAGCTCCGGCAGGTTGTGGAGACCATGAAGAGCAGCCTGATGGAGAAGGACAAGGGCATCCAGAAGTACTTTGTCGACATCAACATCCAGAACCGCAAGCTGGAGTCCCTGCTGCACAGCATGGAGATGGCCCAGAGCGGCTCCACGCTGCAAGACGAGCCAACCATGGACTTCATCTGCGACTCCGACTCCCCTGTCAACGACAAGCAGGGGGAGGTGGGTGACCAGGCGGCGGAGGAGATGGCGGACAGTGGGCTGCTGGTCAACGACAACCTGGAGCATGTGCTCATGTCCACGGCGGTGGACTCCAGCCACGACTCTAGCGGTAAGCTGCGCTGCCACCCAGAGGCTGGTCCAGGGGTGTCCACTCTACTCCCCAGTCTGGAGGAGATCACACCACTGCCTTCACAACCCTCCAACACATTCTGCTACAGCACACTCCCCTTCCCCGCTCCAGAGGACAAGGCCGTTCAGACCGAGGTGGTGTCCTTCCCTCCTGACCTGCACagcctcctgctgcagctgctgAAGCTCCATGGTGGTGCAGTTGGAGATGCTCTCCTCCCAGCTTCTACCAGCCTCCTAGAAATCCCAGCACTGCAGGGCCCAGACTCGGCCCCTATCCCATCCACCCCTAACCAGTCCACCTTAAGCCTGCCTAGCCCCAGCCAGCCCACCCCAGTTTTGCCAGTGAGCCCTGACATGTCCAGTGATTCAGGCCTGTGTTGCTCAGACCCTGAGGTGATGGTCTCCATGCGCTTCATGGAGGAGCTGGATTTTGAGGTGAGCAGTGAGGAGCCCTGCAGGGCCCCCGAGATGGACGTGGTCAACAAACGCTATTGGAGCAGCAGCTTCCTTGTTGATCTTGTTGCTGTGGCCGTACCAGTGTTGCCCACGGTGGCCTGGCTGTATTCCCGGCATGGAGTGAATGGAGCGGCGCCAGTCTACAACATCGCAGCACTGATCCGCGGCTGTTGCATGATGGGATTGCACTCTCTCCGTCATGTCACTCATCATCATGGTGCAGATGTGTAACGGCCTCTGACCCCCGCATGCACAGCCCGACCCCTCAACTTGAAGCACTTCAACATCAGTTAATCAAAGAGTATTTGTGAAAATCTTTAGTTTTTCTACACTTGTGAATATTAAAGCTACAGTTATTACTTTAGGTTCCCACGCGGTTACTTTGCACTGTGTACAGTTGTGAGTTATGTCAAATAGTGAAATTATTTATGGTGAAGGGATTTTGTTCATTTTATTTACTTTCCATCTGTTCTGTTATCATAATTGTGTCTAAATGGATAATCTGAGTAGGTGGTTATGCATCATTGATGTCCTGGGCTGGCACTAGTTACCCCTACTTAAAGCAGCCATGTTATTTTTCTGAAAGTATTAGGATTTCTGAGGGTGGGGATGAAATTGAATGTTAGTTTAAGCAAGCGTTTGTAATGGTTTATGTTCCAAATCTTAAACCTGCAGCCAAAGCTTTATTAGTGAACGTTCACTCTTAATGTTTATTTTTCTACCTGGGAGTAGAGCTTTTTACGTACGTGGAACAACTTGTTGATAGGAGTATGAGATCAACGCTTCAAAACATCCCATACTCGTTTGTGCCTGAGCTACTGTGTAATACTCGTAACATCAAATGTCCTAATATATTTATTAAAGCATGATAATCCAATCCATGTTTGATTCCTCTTGGGCATTTTCTGGTGGGAAGGGTTTAGTGGACTTTCATCCCAAGCGTTTTTATAGTGACCATACATTCTATATGGCATATCTAGCAACAGCACACAACCGTAGTCTCGTTCTACAACCAATTGAGTTCCTTTGTTCAGCTCTTGTCTTTCTCATGGGTGCCAATTTCAATTGATTATTTTCATAGTTTCTCTTTTAAATGCCAACAAGAAGGATATTTGAGTGAGCAAATGAAACTAAAGACTTCTCGGGTTTACTGTTTTAATCTCCAGAGTAGAGGGGGAGTCCTTAATTGCGAAGCCACACAAATGTCAGAGGCCAGCTCTGAGAACGGCAGAACACAATGTTCCCGGCCCCAAACACGAGGGTACATGTTTCTGCATCCGCACAACAGCTCTTAACTAAGGGACAAGTTCAAATGAATTAATAAACAGATCTGTCTGAGCCTTTCCGTATGACTGcataatacactgaacaaacattttaaaaagcattATGTAAAGTGTTTGAGcctaaataaaagatcccaaataTGATCCATATGCTCAAAAAGCTtttcattttgtgcacaaattagttagcatttctcctttgccaaaataataaatccacctgacaggtgtggcatatcaagaagctgactaaatGGCATAATTACAccagtgcaccttgtgctggggacacaaGGCCACTCAAATGTGTAATTTTAGTCACATCTGTTGcattaagttttgagggagcatgcaattgtcatgctgactgcaggaatgtcaaccagagctgttgccagagaattcaatgttcatttctctaccataagctgcctccaacgtaattgtggagaatttgtcagtacgtccaactggcctcacagcctcagaccacgtgtaaccacgcatgcccaggacttccacatctgggttcttcacctgcgggattgtcttttcttcaccagggtcttgacctgactgcagttctgtgtcgtcctggaagctgaaaatgtcccagttcttccatggcctgcatactcaccagacatgtcacccactgagcatgtttggattgctctggatctacgtgtacgacagcgtgttccagttcccgccaatatccagcaactaagcacattgaagaggagtggaacaagattccacaggtcacaatcaacagcctgatcaactctattcgaaggagatgtgtcacactgcatgaggcaaatggtggtcacaccagatactggctggttttctgatccacaaccctacctttttttaaggtatctgtgaccaacaggtgcatatctgtattcccagtcatgtgaaatccatagattagggcctaattcgtTTATTCAATTGACTGACCATCTTCGAAGAAAGGTCATGCCGCAGATCAACAGTGACTGTTAACACACATAGACTATGTTTTCACTTGTCACGTTACATCTATGTTTGTGTGATGGTTAAAGTAAATCTAATCAACCGGCAGACTGATGAGACGAGTTGGAATGAGAAGCCCCATACGATGCTAAATAAGCCATTCCCCCTACTGCCATATGGGGATGTTGCATTACATAACCATGAACCTCTGTTAGAGTGCAAGCAGACTGATGAATCATTCCATCTGCTGTAATCTCTCTGCAACCAGGCCTGGTAGAAAAGAGAAGGTTGAATCAACatggggaggggggatggagtcATGCTGCGTTCGTAACCAGTGGgaagtgggaatttaccacaGACGAATGGCCCTCCAACAGGTAATTACTCGTGGGGAACTCGTCTATCATCCTGagctctctcatttctctcagctGCTGCCTTCTGACATCAACTACTAAGGAAATTACCTTGATAACAGCATTCACAGCAGTTAAATGGAATAAAACTTTATTTATAAAAGGCAATCTATTACTAtggtttttgatttgtttacaggCTTGATAGCTGAATTTATGGTTTACTCAGCTTGTTGGCCATTGGCCATCTGCCGTTTCTCAACGGGTTCATAGCATGTGAATGCATCCAACTGTTATTTATGACTTCACAACTGGTTAATTCCCACCTCCCACTTGGTTACGAATGCAGCCTCAGCTGAGTTCAGGGCTGCCTAAATTTGTCTTTCTTTGACTCCATGCATACTATCTCCCTGCATCCTTCTCAATTGTATTGGAGATGATGagccaaggtctctcccctctgaccttctccaatGCATTCTGAGGCGGCGAGGCGATAAGatgtgaggaatcaaggaaagatgGATTGAGATTGTGCCAGAGAGAGCAAGTTGTGGTTAACATACCAACAGGATAAAATAGGGTTCCTTTACTTAGAATGGCTATTATTGACACAGATGAGACAATTTCAGTTTTACAATGGAAAATTAATTATAATTCTGCAGGAACAGAGCAGATTATCCTTCAGAGATCCTTCTACCCCAATTCTTGCCAAATAACTGAGATATTTTGTTCCTAGATGTAGGTCATGATCAGTCTGAGTGGTTTGGTCAAGCGGGGGTGTTTTTGGAGACAGATAGTGAATTTGTGACGATGATGTTACATGTTATGGCCGGAAATGAAAAGAGTCAGGACAACTAGGTTTTGAAAAGCATTTGAAAGGAATTAACATTGCAAAAGATTAAAATGCCCTATTAATCTACTTAGAGAACAAGCATATCTAATGACACTGGGCTCTCCATGCACGTAAAAGGTTCATTCATAAATGGTAGTTTTTCCTAAATGCAATAAATCGTGGGTGGTTCAGAGAAATAATATGGCTTGGGTGAATCTCGGGAGGACATTTTAGTCCAATACTAAAAATTATGTTCAATCACAAACAAGTCTGAAAAGAACAAAAGTGATTTCATGCTGATTTAATCTTAAAATTCACTTGCTTTACTGGTTTTTGTACCTTTGTTGTTTCGGTCACGACTCTAATATTGGTTAACATTCAGACACAATTGAAAAGGGATCCAGAGATTTATTAAAGAAAATTAAGGAATGTGCAAAAAAGACATTTGACAAAGAAAAACATAAGCATGTATCCCCATCATGCTGACTTTGATAACAATTGGAAGAAGTATTTGCAAAGAAAGCAAAAAGGGCAAATGTCAGCAGTATTATTTTCATAATTCTCTGTGGCTAACAACCTCTTTCTTCCTGATCCAATGTTCCATGCAATGGGTAATATAATACTATCAATATTCTCAATATCGTCGATATCAAGAGTCTCTGAAAAACAGAAATGAATCCCTCATTTACCACAAAGCCACACCTAAAATAACCATGAAAACATCACTGTTTCAAAGGCATCGTTCATTTAGACATTCAATATAAAAACAATTTTTGCCAGCATCCCCATATTATATACAGGATACCCCAGTGACGGTACAAGGAAAACACAAATGTGTAAAAGGGACTATCAGTTATTCCAATCCAACAGGTCTGTTTAATTGCAAATGCCTTATGGAATTCAGCTCTTACAGCTCCATCTCTGCATATATGTTTCCATGGCAACTAGACCCTTCTGCTTGACATTCCAGTCTCATACACCGGTTGCTGGGCACTCGCACACAAGCGCACACTTCCGTCACAAAAAAGCTCCAATTGATTCGACATCGATTGACCATACCAAAATCATATTGATACGTAACAGGTTATTAGTCCAGTCAATGCAAAAGGCTTTGACTTATGAAATCTATTGACCGATTCTGTTATTAACTGGCCACAAATTACAGGAGGGGAGCACGGAGGTCTGCATCTTTGTACTTGCTATGATCACCGATCAAGGATGTCAGTTGGCCATCCAAGTCTGATCACCAAGTTGTCTCAGATAACACAGAGACAGAGTTTGTGTGTGTTACGCTACATTGAAcgtgtaaaataaaataaaacccaCATTCAACATAATAACAAAAGGCAAAGTCATTAAAGAGGAGTTGCTTCTATTTTGGTGTATTAAAAAGCAGGGATAAGAACAAGCAGGGAAATCTTTTGATTATTCAAGATGTTCAAGATGTTGAGCCTGGCAGATCAGTAACCACAGGATTACCATAGGAATCCACAGCCAACTCTTGAGTAAGGCTCAATTAAATTCCCAAATCCCTTTGACAGTGTCCACACCCTCAGTTTGAAACTTATTTTTAAGCCTTCAATTAAAATGTGAAATTCCAGTATATTGAAGTACTTTTACAGTAAAAGTACATCAGGAATATCAAGCAACATCAATGAGAGAATGTGTTTTCGAACAATGACGACGAGAAACATAATTAAAAAGCACAATAACCAAGGCAACAAAGGGATGTATGTAACTGATATACAGTGAGACTTACATTTAATTACACACCTTCGTCCTTCATGTTATAAGACAATGTCAGAGAAATAGGTCTCTTGAGAGTCCACTTGTACTATAGGTACCAGAATATTTACACATATTCCTGGGAAATACAAAAATGGACAGTTTCTTTGTTTTCTATAACACAAATCTAATTACTGAACCCAGAGTCATACCTAGCCAGTGACATTTGATAGCAAGTCTTTGATATAGGGCAATGCCAAAGGGCATTGCAAagtatttatttaaccagattCAATAAAGCATTGTCACACGAACTGCAATTACCGTTgaagtcgaagtttacatacacttaggttggagtcattaaaacgtctttcaaccactccacaaatttcttgttaacaaactatagttttggcaagtcagttaggacatctactttgtgcatgacacaagtaatttgtcctaaaattgcttacagacagattatttaacttataattcactgtatcacaattccagtgggtcaaaagtttacatacactaagttgactgtgcctttaaataggttggaaaatttcagaaaatgatgtcatggcttcagaagcttctgataaattgacatcatttgagtcaattggagatgtacctgaggatgtatttcaaggcctaccttcaaactcagtgcctctttgcttgacatcatgggaaaatcaaaagaaaatcagccaagaacacaagtctggttcatctttgggagcaatttccaaatgcctgaaggtaccacgttcatctgtacaaacaatagtacgcaagtataaacaccatgggaccatgcagccgtcataccgctcaggaaatagacgcgttctgtctcctagagatgaacgttctttggtgcaaaaagtgcaaatcaatcccagaacagcagcaaaggaccttgtgaagatgctggaggaaacaggtacaaaagtatctatatccacagtaaaacaagtcctatattgacataacctgaaaagccgctcagtaaggaagaagccaatgctccaaaaccgccataaaaaagccagactacagtttgcaactgcacatggggatgaagatagtactttttggagaaatgtcctctggtctgatgaaacaaaaatagaactgtttggccataatgaccatcgttatgtttggaggaaaaagggggaagaacaccatcccaaccgtgaagcacgggggtggcagcatcacgttgtggggatgctttgctgcaggagggactggtgcacttcacaaaatagatggcatcatgaggcaggaaaattatgtggatatattgaagcaacatctaaagacatcagtcaggaaattaaagcttggtcacaaattggtcttccaaatggacaatgaccccaagcatacttccaaagttgtggcaaaatggcttaaagacaacaaagtcaaggtattggagtggccatcacaaagccctgacctcaatcctatagaatatttgtgggcagaactgaaaaagcatgtgcgagcaaggacgcctacaaacctgactcaggtacacccgctcggtcaggaggaatgggccaaaattcacccaacttattgtgggaagcttgtggaaggctacccgaaacatttgacccaagttaaacaattttaaggcaatgctaccaaatactaattgagtgtctgtaaac
This genomic interval carries:
- the LOC139563999 gene encoding syntabulin-like isoform X1; translation: MGPFQEYEEKKSPGKESPRSRIPRLILHPFHPNEKGSPLSESPISEEEGKDCDISSDNSKRTISTNSFCSDDTGCPSSQSVSPSKTPSGSDNSPHGSPKLTAECKTKVKRVRVMEEWHAPPPRHKREQRSSTLPRGSEADFSSSSSTGSLKRGGSLAHNSTGKKVSSRSRGAHIRSLPVFKLAGIPSASRDAELYAPYRTVPSSTNSSSISSPTVPSRRMTPKRYHSCGDNHGIRPPNPEQYLTPLQQKEVAIRHLRSKLREVENTVHDRESEIENLKSQLGRMREDWIEEECHRVEAQLALKEARKEIKQLRQVVETMKSSLMEKDKGIQKYFVDINIQNRKLESLLHSMEMAQSGSTLQDEPTMDFICDSDSPVNDKQGEVGDQAAEEMADSGLLVNDNLEHVLMSTAVDSSHDSSGKLRCHPEAGPGVSTLLPSLEEITPLPSQPSNTFCYSTLPFPAPEDKAVQTEVVSFPPDLHSLLLQLLKLHGGAVGDALLPASTSLLEIPALQGPDSAPIPSTPNQSTLSLPSPSQPTPVLPVSPDMSSDSGLCCSDPEVMVSMRFMEELDFEVSSEEPCRAPEMDVVNKRYWSSSFLVDLVAVAVPVLPTVAWLYSRHGVNGAAPVYNIAALIRGCCMMGLHSLRHVTHHHGADV
- the LOC139563999 gene encoding syntabulin-like isoform X4, which codes for MSSEVIYGMKLVVMIWYSSTVGSEADFSSSSSTGSLKRGGSLAHNSTGKKVSSRSRGAHIRSLPVFKLAGIPSASRDAELYAPYRTVPSSTNSSSISSPTVPSRRMTPKRYHSCGDNHGIRPPNPEQYLTPLQQKEVAIRHLRSKLREVENTVHDRESEIENLKSQLGRMREDWIEEECHRVEAQLALKEARKEIKQLRQVVETMKSSLMEKDKGIQKYFVDINIQNRKLESLLHSMEMAQSGSTLQDEPTMDFICDSDSPVNDKQGEVGDQAAEEMADSGLLVNDNLEHVLMSTAVDSSHDSSGKLRCHPEAGPGVSTLLPSLEEITPLPSQPSNTFCYSTLPFPAPEDKAVQTEVVSFPPDLHSLLLQLLKLHGGAVGDALLPASTSLLEIPALQGPDSAPIPSTPNQSTLSLPSPSQPTPVLPVSPDMSSDSGLCCSDPEVMVSMRFMEELDFEVSSEEPCRAPEMDVVNKRYWSSSFLVDLVAVAVPVLPTVAWLYSRHGVNGAAPVYNIAALIRGCCMMGLHSLRHVTHHHGADV
- the LOC139563999 gene encoding syntabulin-like isoform X3, whose protein sequence is MGPFQEYEEKKSPGKESPRSRIPRLILHPFHPNEKGSPLSESPISEEEGKDCDISSDNSKRTISTNSFCSGSDNSPHGSPKLTAECKTKVKRVRVMEEWHAPPPRHKREQRSSTLPRGSEADFSSSSSTGSLKRGGSLAHNSTGKKVSSRSRGAHIRSLPVFKLAGIPSASRDAELYAPYRTVPSSTNSSSISSPTVPSRRMTPKRYHSCGDNHGIRPPNPEQYLTPLQQKEVAIRHLRSKLREVENTVHDRESEIENLKSQLGRMREDWIEEECHRVEAQLALKEARKEIKQLRQVVETMKSSLMEKDKGIQKYFVDINIQNRKLESLLHSMEMAQSGSTLQDEPTMDFICDSDSPVNDKQGEVGDQAAEEMADSGLLVNDNLEHVLMSTAVDSSHDSSGKLRCHPEAGPGVSTLLPSLEEITPLPSQPSNTFCYSTLPFPAPEDKAVQTEVVSFPPDLHSLLLQLLKLHGGAVGDALLPASTSLLEIPALQGPDSAPIPSTPNQSTLSLPSPSQPTPVLPVSPDMSSDSGLCCSDPEVMVSMRFMEELDFEVSSEEPCRAPEMDVVNKRYWSSSFLVDLVAVAVPVLPTVAWLYSRHGVNGAAPVYNIAALIRGCCMMGLHSLRHVTHHHGADV
- the LOC139563999 gene encoding syntabulin-like isoform X7 yields the protein MGPFQEYEEKKSPGKESPRSRIPRLILHPFHPNEKGSPLSESPISEEEGKDCDISSDNSKRTISTNSFCSGSDNSPHGSPKLTAECKTKVKRVRVMEEWHAPPPRHKREQRSSTLPRGSEADFSSSSSTGSLKRGGSLAHNSTGKKVSSRSRGAHIRSLPVFKLAGIPSASRDAELYAPYRTVPSSTNSSSISSPTVPSRMTPKRYHSCGDNHGIRPPNPEQYLTPLQQKEVAIRHLRSKLREVENTVHDRESEIENLKSQLGRMREDWIEEECHRVEAQLALKEARKEIKQLRQVVETMKSSLMEKDKGIQKYFVDINIQNRKLESLLHSMEMAQSGSTLQDEPTMDFICDSDSPVNDKQGEVGDQAAEEMADSGLLVNDNLEHVLMSTAVDSSHDSSGKLRCHPEAGPGVSTLLPSLEEITPLPSQPSNTFCYSTLPFPAPEDKAVQTEVVSFPPDLHSLLLQLLKLHGGAVGDALLPASTSLLEIPALQGPDSAPIPSTPNQSTLSLPSPSQPTPVLPVSPDMSSDSGLCCSDPEVMVSMRFMEELDFEVSSEEPCRAPEMDVVNKRYWSSSFLVDLVAVAVPVLPTVAWLYSRHGVNGAAPVYNIAALIRGCCMMGLHSLRHVTHHHGADV
- the LOC139563999 gene encoding syntabulin-like isoform X5; this encodes MVLSNGKRCYSGSEADFSSSSSTGSLKRGGSLAHNSTGKKVSSRSRGAHIRSLPVFKLAGIPSASRDAELYAPYRTVPSSTNSSSISSPTVPSRRMTPKRYHSCGDNHGIRPPNPEQYLTPLQQKEVAIRHLRSKLREVENTVHDRESEIENLKSQLGRMREDWIEEECHRVEAQLALKEARKEIKQLRQVVETMKSSLMEKDKGIQKYFVDINIQNRKLESLLHSMEMAQSGSTLQDEPTMDFICDSDSPVNDKQGEVGDQAAEEMADSGLLVNDNLEHVLMSTAVDSSHDSSGKLRCHPEAGPGVSTLLPSLEEITPLPSQPSNTFCYSTLPFPAPEDKAVQTEVVSFPPDLHSLLLQLLKLHGGAVGDALLPASTSLLEIPALQGPDSAPIPSTPNQSTLSLPSPSQPTPVLPVSPDMSSDSGLCCSDPEVMVSMRFMEELDFEVSSEEPCRAPEMDVVNKRYWSSSFLVDLVAVAVPVLPTVAWLYSRHGVNGAAPVYNIAALIRGCCMMGLHSLRHVTHHHGADV
- the LOC139563999 gene encoding syntabulin-like isoform X2; this encodes MGPFQEYEEKKSPGKESPRSRIPRLILHPFHPNEKGSPLSESPISEEEGKDCDISSDNSKRTISTNSFCSDDTGCPSSQSVSPSKTPSGSDNSPHGSPKLTAECKTKVKRVRVMEEWHAPPPRHKREQRSSTLPRGSEADFSSSSSTGSLKRGGSLAHNSTGKKVSSRSRGAHIRSLPVFKLAGIPSASRDAELYAPYRTVPSSTNSSSISSPTVPSRMTPKRYHSCGDNHGIRPPNPEQYLTPLQQKEVAIRHLRSKLREVENTVHDRESEIENLKSQLGRMREDWIEEECHRVEAQLALKEARKEIKQLRQVVETMKSSLMEKDKGIQKYFVDINIQNRKLESLLHSMEMAQSGSTLQDEPTMDFICDSDSPVNDKQGEVGDQAAEEMADSGLLVNDNLEHVLMSTAVDSSHDSSGKLRCHPEAGPGVSTLLPSLEEITPLPSQPSNTFCYSTLPFPAPEDKAVQTEVVSFPPDLHSLLLQLLKLHGGAVGDALLPASTSLLEIPALQGPDSAPIPSTPNQSTLSLPSPSQPTPVLPVSPDMSSDSGLCCSDPEVMVSMRFMEELDFEVSSEEPCRAPEMDVVNKRYWSSSFLVDLVAVAVPVLPTVAWLYSRHGVNGAAPVYNIAALIRGCCMMGLHSLRHVTHHHGADV